Below is a genomic region from Chitinophagaceae bacterium.
ATTTAATTACAAATTATGAACGGTTAGTTTCTAATCACCTTTTCCGCCTTTAAAATCTCTCCTTTTTCCCCATATACCACCACAATATATTCTCCCTTTGGCATGGTTTTTATATCTATAGATACCCCATATCCAATCCCCAATCCCCCATCAGATACCCCATTTCCCTTTACATCATATATTTTTACGGAAGAGACCTTTTGGCTTTTATCCCATTGAATGGTAATGTAATCATCGGCAGGGTTTGGGAAAATTTTTATAAAATGGTTTTCTACTATAATGGCAT
It encodes:
- a CDS encoding T9SS type A sorting domain-containing protein: AIIVENHFIKIFPNPADDYITIQWDKSQKVSSVKIYDVKGNGVSDGGLGIGYGVSIDIKTMPKGEYIVVVYGEKGEILKAEKVIRN